DNA from Tursiops truncatus isolate mTurTru1 chromosome 8, mTurTru1.mat.Y, whole genome shotgun sequence:
AAGCTGCTGTTTTCGTGTCCCACCCATCATTTACACTGGTTTTGTCATGTAGACCCAAGGCCATCATACCAGCTTGAGGCTGCTCCAGTCTGGGGCCAATCCCACACAGCAAGTGAAGCAGAGATAGCATCCCACATTTAGCTTAAGtctgtagtttttaaggaaatggCACTGGGTGAAGGAGACGGAGGATGTCTCCAGATAAGCCTGCAAGTCTGACCTGAGGTTAATTTTCACTCACAACTGTTATGACTTTATCTGAACAATCACACTGCATCTGTCAAGGGTGTTCTAAggggtatatatacatatacatatacatatacatatacatatacatagataaatatatatatgtatctatatatatattttaataagaagCTCACATTTTCTTTCAGTGTCCTCTAGGACAAAAATTTCTAtctgaatctttcttttttggattctttcaACAGTGTCCATAGGGTGTACTTCTACATTCTGGGCTGTTGTTCCACTGACTCTCCTTGGTCAAGGCCGCCTCTTGCATTCTGATGAAGTGTCTCTGAGAACTGGCTGTCCTGTCACCAGCCTAACTGAGAAGGGGTATGAGTTTAATTATCTTGTCATTGAGTGTGGGATTCAGAAAGAGGTAAGAGCTGTGACCATTTCACAATAACAAACTACGCCCCCCATCTTACCTTGCAGTGGCTGCTGTGCTTAGCTGGTGCAAGATGGGTAGAATCAAGGTCAAAGCCAAAGGTGAAGAACCTGCTCATTTTTATGACACTCGAGTTTGATACTTTTAGAATAGAAAGACCAATGGGACCCAGGAATTGGCCTTGAAAAGCTCATGGCCCATTGGGGAGAATACATTGCCCTATATTTTACTATGACTTTTCAACCACTCATACATCTTTGGTCCTTAGATCTCCTAAAGTCTAGAAACACTGAAAAGAACGTATCATTCCCAGTTTTCATGTTAAGTAACTGAGGCTAAAAAGGCTAACAATTTACCCCAAGTCATGGAGCTGTCCAACAGAGGAAGGACTGAAGCTTAGATACTGGTAAATTGAGATTTACATCCTTCTTTGGAAGAAGGAGGCAATGGAAAATTGTGGATTGCAATGTTTGTCAGAGATAGAAAGCACTAGGGGGATTCAGAAGGAGACATCTGAGAATGTTTGACGAGAGGTGAATTTGCTAGTACTTTGATAATTTTTACATCTCTGTCCGTGAATGAGTTTGGTCTATAATTGCCCTTTCAAATATACTCCTTGGAGTTATTGGCTAAGGTTGTAATTTTTTGATCCTTGGTGGTACAACctcctctatttttcatttttctttgtggttatatAGCTAGAGTGAAGTCAAGTCTAGGTAACTTGTCTAAGGTAATAGAACTAAGGAGCGGGAGAGCGGGAATGAACCTGCATTTTCTGACAGGAACTTTCAGGCAATTCAACATTGACCTTTGGTGGAGGAAGAAAAAGTGGACTTTGCACTTAACATGCAGTGGTTTTACAACATGaactaaaaaaatatgtatgtagaGAAACATTATATGGAGAATAACTCAACTATCTATTGAGAGGTGTGTGGTTTGTGAGTGATATAAACAATTCCAGTTTCCTTCAGTTTACTACTTTACATCCAGAAAACTTACTAATTCAACTTCTTTTTTGAAGTACGCATATTTCTAATTCCTTTCGCCTTCATGTACCTTTCTCATATTTCAAAGCATGACTTATTATGGgcataagggaaaaacaacaaaggcTAAAAGATTGATAGCATGGCTTTACAAAGTTTATAGAATTAAATAAGAGGTAGTAAGAGCGATGCACAGAGATCAACTACAATGTCATGACAGGGACAGAAAACTATGAAATGAAACAATCCATCAGAGCTACAGATTTctttaaaggttattttcttaGGGCATggaaaccatttttaaagttttcagtaTTACAAGACCCTTTTGAAATTATACTTTCAAGGATAGATTTGTATGTGTGGAACAATTTGGTTTATGGTTTTGAAAATTCTCAAGTTCCAGGactgggtggaggggtgggggagggggatttTGATTTAACACCTTACCAAGTCAGATTCTTTGAACAAGTTATATGGTACAAAGGATCTCTTCCTTGGtggcttcatttctttctcaggtttacttttatttattatgaagATTTTCCATCAAAGGGTAGCATCTAGAATTCCATTagttagcattaaaaaaaagagcagggcTTTATCACTTGGTTTAACTACCCGTCGTGGAGTAGGGAagaatagtttatttaaaaaatttaaaagtgtacaatatagtggttttagtatatttacaaagaTGTACAATCATCAACACTAtgtaattccagaatattttaatCACCCCCAAAAGGCACCTCATCatatccattagcagtcactccccggTCTGctttcccccagctcctggaaaccactaatgtAACTTCTCTTTCTATAAATTAGCATATTCTCGACattgcatataaatggaaccatgtaATGTGTAGCCTTCTGTGACtgaattctttcacttagcatgtatTCAAAGTTTATCCATATTGTATATATCAATACttaattccttttcattgctgaataatagttcattgtatggatataccacaggtgggttgtttccactttctggctattatgaatagtgctgctatgcacATTTGTGCACAAGTTTTGAATTATCTCGGGTAAATATGTAGAAGTTAAATTGCGGGGTCACGTGGTAATGCtacatttttgaggaactgccagactttcCCAAAGTGACTGTCGCATTTTACATGCAGTGTATGAGGGTCCAATTTTtccgcatccttgccaacacttgctattttctgtcttttggatTCTGGTAACCTCAaggggtgtgaaatggtatcattgtagttttgatttgcatttccctggtgattaatgATATTGCGTATCTTTTAATgtacttattgaatgaatttcttttctttttaaaaatttttattgaggtataattgacatataacattacattagtttcaggtgtacaacataatgattcaatatttatatatatattacaaaatgatcaccatgataagtctagttaatatgcATCACCACACGTAGCttcaaactttcatttttttgtgatgagaactttcaagatatACTTAAAAGTATACTgaaaatatgcaatacagtattattaactagagtcactatgttgtacattacatctccatcACTTATTGATTTTGTaaccggaagtttgtaccttttgaccctcttCACCCGTTTTGCCCACCCCCAATCCCTGCCTCTGGTAATCACCAGTCTggccagtctgttctctgtgtgagcttggaattttttgtttgtttttgctttttaagtatGTTATGTATActttccatatataagtgagatcatgcagtatttgtctttctctatctgacttatctcacttagcataatgccctcaaggtccatccatgttgtcgtgaatggtgagattttattttttatcctggaataatattccatttgtgtgtgtgtgtgtgtgtgtgtatgtgtgtgtatatattttctttatctattcattcatcagtagacacttaggttgtttccatgtcttggctattgtaaacaatgctacactgaacatgggggtgcagacaTTTTTTCGaattggtgttttcattttcttcatataagtACCCAGAAgcggaatttctggatcatatggtaattctatttttaattttttttgaggaacttccatactgatttccatagtggttgcaccaatttacattcccaccaacagtgcacaattgttcccttttcttcacatcctcactgacacttgttatttcttgccatttttttaaatttaaaaaatttttttaattttttatttatttattttttatttcttgcctttttgataatagccattttaacaggtgtgagatgatatctcattgtggttttgatttgcatttccctgatgattgagcattttttcatgtacttggTGGCCACCTGCAtgttgtctttggaaaaatgtctattcagatcttctgcctgtttttaaaaattggatttttttattgaattgtatgagttctttacatattttggatattaacccctaataagatatatgatttacaaatactttctcccattcagtaggttgccttttaattttattgatgacttcctttgctgtgcagaagttttttagtttgatgtagttcacttgtttattcttacttttgttgcctttgcttttggagtcagacccaaaacaaaacaaaaaaaacattgccaagaccagtgtcaagaaatatattgcctatgttttcctctaggagttttatggtttcagatcttatgttcaagtctttgaTCCACTTTGGGTCAATTTTTATATGTGGTGTAATATAGTGGTCCaggttcattcttttgcatatggctgtccagttttcccaatactatttattgaagagactctacTTTCCCTAATGTGTATTCTTGgcttgtcataaattaattgactataATATGTAAtagtttacttctgggctctccctattgttttccatttgtctatgtgtcatttttctagtattttattaaGGAATTTCATATCTACATTCATACAGTATATCGGTCTGTAGTTCTTTTTGtgatgtctggttttggtatcagggtaatactggcttcatagaatgagttgagcAGTTTTGTCCTCGTCTATTTCTTGGGAGAGTTTGTGAAgcattggtattaattctttaaatgtttggtagaattcaccagtgaagccatgtAGGCTTGGATTTTTTCTTTGTGGGTAGTgtttaattattaattcaatctGCTTACTTGATCTAGGTCTATTCAAATTGAGCATATTTTGAGTTAAGTCAAATTAAGACCAGGATTTCAGGAAAACTTCCACAGAGCTCCAGTAATGACAGTTCTCTGGGGATGGGATTTTAGGGAGCCCCAGACTGTTCTGTGTTCTTTGGGTTCTGCTAGGCTGTTGGTTTTCATGGCTACTATGGAGCTGGGGAGATAGGAATTGGCATAGGACAACTTAGAATGTCACAGAGCTCATTGTTCTTACTGCGATTCCACCGTTAGTCTTGAATACATGCTCCTTGGATGGTTGCAAGCCTTAGGTTAATttctagaattgtgagaaagtTAAATTTGACAGTTTCTGccagtttttttgtcttttattttttagaaaagtgaatttttgtgttttttttattttaattgaaatataattgatttacagtgttgttagtttctgatgtacagcaaagggattccgttttatatatatatatatatatatatatatatatatattcttttcagattcttttccattgtagttattacaagatattgaatctagttccctgtactatacagctggaccttgttgtttatccattttgcatatggtagtttgtgtctgctaatcccaaactcctaatttacccatTACCCCACCTTTTCCCACTCTggcaaccataaatttgttttgtatgtctgtgggtctatttatgttttgtaaataagttcatctgtatcattttgtaAACTTCACACattaagtgataccatatatttgtctttctctgtctgacttacttcacttagtatgataatccctaggtctatccatgttgctgtaaatggcaatgcttcattcttttttatggctgagtaatattccactgtgtgtatataccccatcttctttatccattcatctgttgatggacatttaggttgcttccatgtcttggctactgtaaacagtgctgctatgaacattggggtgcatgtatctttttgaattagagtcttCTCTGGACATAAGCCTAGGAGTGGGAATCCTGGAtgatatggtaactctatttttagtttttaaaggaacctccatactgttctccgtagtggctgcaccaatttacattcccaccaacagtgtagggagggttcccttttggaGAAGTGAATTTTTGGTGATCTTTATTCTGCTATACTGGAACTTActattgaatacatttttaattaataagaGAAATAAGGAGCACACAGTATCCATTTTCCATACTTTATATACaattgatagaattttttttttttttttttgtggtacgtgggcctctcactgttgtggcctctcccgctgcggagcacaggctccagacgcacaggctcatgggcccagccgctctgcggcatgtgggatcttcccggaccggggcacgaacccgtgtcccctgcatcggcaggcagactctcaaccactgtgccatcagggaagccccagttaatAGAATTTTGACTGAAATAACACATTTAATAGCAACACGTTACTGAATGTTATATGCCTATGAAATGtccttggaaatattttatttacatgagaatatttattgtataaattAACAGGTTGAAAAATGGTAATCCAGTATGACAATTTAAACATGAGTAACAGCAAAAGTATACACCTAAATGTGTTTACAGAGGTTGTCCCTGTGTTAGGattatggaaatttttattttgccataACACAGTGTTTTTGAATGTCTCCCCAGTAAGCACGTAGTCAGAAGACACAAAACTCCAATCATGGCTTTACATAAAAGTGCTTCTCTGTAATCTTTCTAGCACTGTGGTAATGTTGGAAGCCAAATCTCCCGAGTAAAATTATTAAGTAGAAGCTGTAGCCTTTGTTTCTAGCCTGGCCATTCGTCATTTCAATTTCACAATTTCAGTCTCCAGAAATGCTAACTGGTGGCACCGATGGTCCAAAGCCTGAGCTGGAATTTTCTTAGTGGTCTTTGTGGAAACAGTCTCTTCAGAATCCATGGGAAGAGACTTTAATGTAAAGATCTTACATCTTGAATTGATCTGTTTCTTGTTCCAATTTCATTAAAACTTCTGTGTGAGAtggtatacttcaattaaaaaggtcttttttgggcttccctggtggcgcagtggttgagagtctgcctgcctccctcttgcatctccctcccaccctccctaccccacccctctaggtggtcacaaagcactgaagctgatctccctgtgctataaacattttacttttaacaa
Protein-coding regions in this window:
- the OOSP3 gene encoding oocyte-secreted protein 3; the encoded protein is MSPDKPAMSIGCTSTFWAVVPLTLLGQGRLLHSDEVSLRTGCPVTSLTEKGYEFNYLVIECGIQKECMRVQFFRILANTCYFLSFGFCSPFLDATPSTINNNLTKFKNDIPSTSSCSSWNLTNPYLFELPWIPYLQHSSPSHQSLPLKMPHSLVHESANVVLF